The Peribacillus sp. FSL P2-0133 genome has a segment encoding these proteins:
- the cls gene encoding cardiolipin synthase — MKRRRMEFVFLFILIASVYMILFTQVSFDVRLFFIGLYILVMFITIFSLMLENRFAHETLLWMYVLLFFPVFGYVFYLFSGQLYLKGYLFRTKRKKDREEWKSLVTQVSSPDLSFLNNHQQSFAAFAKNASETIISTSSQTEVLKNGNETFTEIIKQLKKAEKFIHIEYYIFRSDRLGTEIIDILIEKAKNGVEVLFIFDAAGSLSLSNNEVKRMKNAGIKAYPFSPLKHGFFNQKFNFRNHRKIIIIDGEVGFVGGLNVGEEYLGRNKNIGFWRDTHMVLKGEAVFMLHTVFLLDWEYVSGEEVLQDRPEFKNKVEQGDGAVQVVASGPDTQQGIMSDYYYSLITNATESIWIASPYFVPNQAIKAAIKHAAIKGIQVRLMVPAVNDGFLTQYGSRSYFGELLQFGVEVYLYKKGFLHQKLIIVDGDMASIGTANMDMRSFHLNFEVNVFLMGSRSIADLIIHYKEDMGDSEKLDSIVYNKRGLLERSKESFARLFSNVL, encoded by the coding sequence ATGAAAAGAAGAAGAATGGAATTTGTATTTTTATTTATTTTAATTGCTTCAGTCTATATGATCCTATTCACTCAAGTTAGCTTCGACGTGAGGCTATTTTTTATTGGATTATATATTTTAGTCATGTTTATTACCATATTTTCACTCATGCTTGAAAATAGATTTGCCCACGAGACCCTTTTGTGGATGTATGTGCTTTTGTTTTTCCCGGTATTTGGATATGTATTTTATCTATTCTCAGGTCAGCTCTATTTAAAGGGGTATTTATTTCGAACTAAAAGGAAAAAAGATCGTGAAGAATGGAAGAGTCTTGTCACACAGGTATCATCTCCAGATTTATCGTTCTTGAATAATCATCAGCAATCATTTGCAGCTTTTGCCAAAAATGCTTCTGAGACCATCATTAGTACATCATCGCAAACGGAAGTATTGAAAAATGGTAATGAAACGTTTACAGAAATCATAAAACAGTTAAAAAAAGCTGAGAAATTCATCCATATTGAATATTATATCTTTCGTTCCGACAGGCTTGGTACTGAAATTATAGATATACTTATTGAAAAAGCAAAAAATGGTGTGGAAGTTTTATTCATTTTTGATGCGGCCGGAAGTTTAAGCCTTTCAAATAATGAAGTTAAACGAATGAAAAATGCCGGGATAAAAGCATATCCATTTTCGCCACTGAAACACGGATTTTTTAATCAAAAGTTTAATTTTAGGAATCACCGTAAAATCATCATCATAGATGGGGAAGTTGGCTTTGTTGGAGGTTTAAACGTAGGAGAGGAATATTTGGGCCGAAATAAAAACATTGGCTTTTGGAGAGATACACATATGGTACTTAAAGGTGAAGCGGTATTTATGCTTCATACTGTTTTCCTTTTGGATTGGGAATATGTCAGCGGGGAAGAAGTATTGCAAGATCGTCCAGAATTCAAGAATAAAGTGGAACAAGGGGATGGAGCCGTTCAGGTGGTAGCAAGCGGACCTGATACACAACAGGGAATCATGAGTGATTATTACTATTCACTTATCACAAACGCGACTGAATCAATCTGGATTGCAAGTCCATACTTCGTACCTAATCAAGCGATTAAAGCAGCCATTAAACATGCCGCAATTAAGGGGATACAAGTCAGGCTTATGGTTCCGGCAGTAAATGATGGGTTTTTAACCCAATATGGGAGTCGCTCCTATTTCGGGGAGCTGCTACAATTCGGTGTAGAGGTATACTTGTATAAAAAGGGTTTTCTACATCAGAAACTTATTATCGTTGATGGTGATATGGCTTCCATAGGAACGGCAAATATGGATATGAGAAGTTTTCATCTGAATTTTGAAGTCAATGTCTTTCTTATGGGCAGCCGCTCCATTGCAGATCTCATCATTCATTACAAAGAGGATATGGGGGATAGTGAAAAACTAGATTCTATCGTTTATAACAAGCGTGGTTTACTGGA
- the glgA gene encoding glycogen synthase GlgA, whose product MNVVFAASECAPFIKTGGLGDVIGALPKALKKQGVHVSVILPKYGDLPNQIKQELEHMTSIEVPVGWRQQFCGIEKLVANGITYYFLDNEYYFKRHGSYGFFDDGERFAFFSRAILEALPYLEEKPDVIHCHDWQTGLVSVLLKAHYSNHPFYQDIKTIFTIHNLRYQGVYPKAVLAELLDLSELYFNIDGLEFHGNVSYLKGGLAFSNIVTTVSPSYADEIQSPYFGENLDGFLRKRNGDLKGIINGIDYEEYNPAADEYLAVPFDSYEGKMENKRQLQESLDLPVNDGVPVISMVTRLVDQKGIDLILHVFHEMMKQGVQFILLGTGDEQYESAFCHLADQYPNQVSVNTYFDEGLARRIYAGSDLFLMPSQFEPCGIGQLLALRYGTLPLVRETGGLRDTVIPYNQFTGEGNGFSFTNYNAHDMLHTIEQSVGLYKFQSKRWRKMAESAMKLDFSWTSSSLKYIELYESLIPVMK is encoded by the coding sequence ATGAATGTTGTATTTGCTGCTTCAGAATGCGCCCCCTTTATAAAAACGGGAGGGCTCGGAGACGTTATAGGCGCGCTCCCGAAAGCGCTGAAAAAACAGGGAGTCCATGTAAGTGTCATCCTTCCTAAATATGGGGATCTTCCTAACCAAATCAAACAGGAATTGGAACATATGACGAGTATTGAAGTTCCTGTTGGTTGGCGCCAGCAATTCTGTGGCATCGAAAAACTTGTTGCTAATGGAATTACATATTATTTTCTGGATAATGAATATTATTTCAAAAGACATGGTAGTTATGGTTTCTTTGATGATGGCGAAAGGTTCGCCTTCTTTTCCCGTGCAATTTTAGAGGCTTTACCCTATTTAGAAGAAAAGCCGGATGTCATACACTGTCATGATTGGCAAACGGGCCTTGTCAGTGTTTTGCTGAAAGCTCACTATAGTAACCATCCATTCTATCAGGATATTAAAACGATATTTACTATACATAATTTACGCTATCAAGGAGTTTATCCTAAAGCTGTTTTAGCTGAATTACTCGATTTGAGTGAGTTATATTTTAATATCGATGGTCTTGAATTTCATGGAAATGTAAGTTATTTGAAAGGCGGCCTAGCTTTTTCTAACATTGTCACAACTGTAAGCCCAAGTTATGCGGACGAAATTCAAAGTCCTTATTTCGGGGAAAATCTGGATGGGTTTTTACGCAAGAGAAATGGTGACCTTAAAGGGATTATCAACGGAATCGATTATGAGGAATATAATCCGGCGGCAGATGAATATCTTGCTGTTCCATTCGATTCCTATGAGGGTAAGATGGAGAATAAGCGTCAGCTACAGGAATCGCTGGATCTTCCTGTAAATGATGGGGTCCCGGTTATATCCATGGTAACCAGGCTTGTTGATCAAAAAGGAATTGATCTTATTCTCCATGTTTTTCATGAAATGATGAAGCAAGGAGTTCAATTCATTCTTTTAGGTACGGGTGATGAGCAATATGAATCGGCATTCTGCCATTTAGCTGACCAATATCCAAATCAGGTTTCAGTCAATACATATTTTGATGAGGGTTTAGCAAGACGGATATATGCAGGTTCTGATTTATTCCTGATGCCGTCACAATTCGAACCATGTGGTATCGGCCAGCTTTTGGCGTTGCGTTATGGTACTCTGCCTTTAGTGAGGGAAACTGGCGGACTTCGGGATACGGTCATACCGTATAATCAATTTACTGGTGAAGGCAATGGCTTTAGTTTTACGAATTATAATGCACACGATATGCTTCATACAATTGAGCAATCTGTTGGTCTGTACAAATTCCAGTCGAAAAGATGGAGGAAAATGGCCGAAAGTGCAATGAAGTTAGACTTCAGTTGGACATCATCTTCCTTAAAGTATATTGAGCTGTATGAAAGTTTGATTCCTGTCATGAAGTGA